In a single window of the Candidatus Omnitrophota bacterium genome:
- a CDS encoding endonuclease Q family protein: MKFIADFHIHSKYSRATSKNMDVRHLAEWAKLKGITLMGTGDFTHHLWLEELKQNLEDLGNGLFKHKDIYFILTAEISSIYSKNGRVYRIHNLIFAPSFKTVDKINEALGRRGNLASDGRPILGVDASELAKIVFDIDENCMVVPGHIWTPWFSLFGSMSGFDRIEDCFEEQTSKIFALETGLSSDPAMNWRLSALDRFTLISNSDSHSPQKIGREANVFDCEMDYTTIREVLKTKDKKRFLYTIEFFPEEGKYHFDGHRNCGVCFSPKETKEHKGICPKCNKPLTVGVLNRVDCLADRREGLTPDNAIPFKSLIPLDEIIADVKGVKKGSVAVEREYMGLLAKFGTEFNILLYLKDEELRQGMFRPLAENIIKMRLGQVNAQPGYDGEYGIISVKKNNASGPAAGGTEQQLSLF; encoded by the coding sequence ATGAAATTTATCGCGGATTTTCATATTCATTCAAAATACTCCCGGGCGACCTCCAAGAATATGGATGTCCGGCATTTGGCTGAATGGGCCAAATTGAAGGGTATCACCTTGATGGGCACAGGCGATTTCACCCATCATTTATGGCTGGAGGAATTGAAGCAAAATCTGGAAGACCTGGGCAACGGTCTTTTTAAGCATAAAGATATTTATTTTATCCTCACCGCCGAGATCAGCAGTATATATTCCAAGAACGGCAGGGTATACAGGATACACAACCTTATTTTCGCGCCGTCATTTAAGACCGTTGACAAGATCAATGAGGCCTTGGGTCGCAGGGGTAATCTGGCCTCAGACGGCCGGCCGATATTGGGAGTGGACGCCAGCGAATTAGCCAAGATCGTCTTTGATATAGACGAGAACTGTATGGTCGTCCCCGGGCATATATGGACCCCTTGGTTTTCTTTGTTCGGCTCGATGTCCGGCTTTGACCGGATCGAGGATTGCTTTGAAGAACAGACGTCTAAGATATTCGCTTTGGAGACCGGGCTTTCCAGCGATCCGGCAATGAATTGGAGGCTGTCCGCGTTGGACAGGTTTACCCTTATCTCCAATTCCGACAGCCACAGCCCGCAAAAGATCGGCCGTGAAGCCAATGTGTTCGACTGCGAGATGGATTACACGACCATCCGGGAAGTCCTCAAAACCAAAGATAAGAAGAGGTTTTTGTATACTATTGAATTTTTTCCTGAAGAGGGTAAGTACCATTTTGACGGTCATCGCAACTGCGGGGTTTGTTTTTCGCCCAAAGAGACCAAAGAACATAAAGGCATATGCCCGAAATGTAATAAACCGCTGACTGTTGGCGTGCTTAACCGCGTAGATTGCCTGGCGGACAGGCGTGAAGGGCTTACGCCGGATAATGCGATTCCGTTCAAGAGTCTGATTCCTTTAGATGAGATCATAGCCGATGTTAAGGGGGTCAAAAAGGGTTCAGTGGCAGTAGAAAGAGAATATATGGGGCTTTTAGCCAAGTTCGGGACTGAATTCAATATACTTTTATATTTAAAGGACGAGGAATTGCGCCAAGGGATGTTCCGGCCTTTGGCTGAGAATATAATAAAAATGCGCCTGGGTCAGGTTAATGCCCAACCGGGGTATGATGGTGAATATGGGATAATCTCGGTTAAGAAAAACAACGCTTCCGGTCCGGCGGCTGGTGGAACCGAGCAGCAATTGAGTTTATTCTAA
- a CDS encoding aspartate carbamoyltransferase catalytic subunit, translated as MIEAAIWNKKDLLGLEYLTREEIEFILNTADSFKEVTTREIKKVPALRGKTVVNLFYEPSTRTRISFELAAKRLSADVINISTETSSVKKGETLIDTGKNIEALKADIIVIRHSYSGAAMMLAKSLGISVVNAGDGWHEHPTQALLDIFTLREKLGRIEGLNVSIVGDIAHSRVARSNIWGLTKLGAKVTVCAPRMLIPPGIEEMGAAVTSNIDEALKNADAVNVLRMQFERDEQNAFPKQMEYFKKFGITEERLAKAKKNIIVMHPGPINRGIEMSSEVADCPQSVILEQVTNGIAVRMAVLFLVSQAHDIKNENTD; from the coding sequence ATGATTGAAGCCGCGATCTGGAATAAAAAAGACCTGCTCGGACTGGAATATCTGACCAGGGAAGAGATCGAGTTTATTTTAAATACCGCCGATTCTTTTAAGGAGGTGACTACCCGCGAGATCAAGAAAGTCCCTGCCTTGCGCGGAAAGACAGTGGTTAACCTCTTCTATGAACCTTCTACCCGCACCCGCATTTCTTTTGAGCTGGCCGCCAAAAGGCTTTCCGCCGACGTGATCAATATATCCACTGAAACATCCAGCGTTAAAAAAGGCGAGACCCTGATCGATACCGGGAAAAACATCGAGGCGTTGAAAGCCGATATAATCGTCATCCGCCATAGTTATTCCGGCGCGGCGATGATGCTGGCCAAAAGTCTGGGGATCAGCGTGGTTAACGCCGGTGACGGCTGGCATGAGCATCCTACGCAGGCGCTGTTGGATATATTCACCTTGAGGGAAAAATTAGGAAGGATCGAGGGGTTGAACGTGAGCATTGTCGGAGATATCGCGCATTCGCGCGTCGCCCGCTCGAATATCTGGGGATTGACCAAACTGGGCGCCAAGGTTACGGTCTGCGCTCCCAGGATGCTTATCCCCCCGGGCATAGAAGAGATGGGCGCGGCAGTGACCAGCAATATAGACGAGGCCCTAAAGAATGCCGATGCCGTCAACGTGTTAAGGATGCAGTTCGAGCGGGACGAGCAGAACGCCTTCCCTAAACAGATGGAATATTTCAAGAAATTCGGGATCACTGAGGAGCGGCTGGCTAAAGCCAAGAAAAATATTATAGTAATGCACCCCGGACCGATAAACCGGGGGATAGAGATGTCCAGCGAAGTAGCGGACTGCCCGCAGTCGGTAATACTGGAGCAGGTGACTAACGGTATCGCTGTGCGCATGGCTGTGCTTTTCCTGGTCTCCCAGGCACACGATATAAAAAATGAAAATACTGATTAA
- a CDS encoding dihydroorotase: protein MKILIKNGRVVDPANNLDDIRDILVEGARISKVAKDITFAADETIDASGKIVAPGLIDMHVHLREPGREDKETVLTGTMAALKGGFTTILAMPNTQPAIDSIENVNLLKDIIRETARANVLIAAAITRARIGEEITDAAKLKKEGVIAVSDDGSSVESREVFFKAMKKAKEARVLVICHSEDKALSASGVVNQGAVSTRLGLRGISNESEYKRVQRDIQLAEKTKCTIHIAHVSCAESVEIIAKAKKKGVKVSAETCPHYFTLTEEAARGYDTNMKMNPPLRSRKDKDAIIQGLKKGILDAISSDHAPHTVSEKEIEFDRAEFGATGLETELAVSVTELIGKGVLDWSDLVVRMSVNPSRILGIDKGSLTTGKAADIVIIDPDKEWIVEKGGFVSKSKNSPFIGMKLKGLVEYTICAGKIAYKAGQ, encoded by the coding sequence ATGAAAATACTGATTAAGAACGGACGGGTTGTTGATCCGGCGAATAATTTAGACGATATCCGGGATATATTGGTGGAAGGAGCCAGGATATCGAAGGTGGCCAAGGATATAACCTTTGCGGCGGACGAGACGATCGACGCCTCGGGTAAGATCGTCGCCCCGGGATTAATTGATATGCACGTGCATCTGCGCGAGCCCGGCAGAGAGGATAAAGAAACGGTTTTAACCGGGACCATGGCCGCGCTCAAGGGCGGATTTACCACTATCCTGGCGATGCCCAATACTCAGCCGGCGATTGACTCCATAGAGAACGTTAACTTGTTGAAAGATATCATCAGAGAAACCGCCCGCGCTAATGTTTTGATCGCTGCCGCGATCACCCGGGCGAGGATAGGGGAAGAGATCACGGATGCCGCGAAGTTAAAGAAAGAAGGGGTGATCGCTGTTTCCGATGACGGCTCGTCCGTGGAATCTCGCGAGGTATTTTTTAAAGCGATGAAAAAAGCCAAAGAGGCGAGGGTATTGGTTATTTGTCATAGCGAGGATAAGGCTCTTTCAGCTTCGGGGGTGGTTAACCAGGGCGCTGTTTCTACCCGGCTGGGGTTAAGGGGTATTTCAAACGAATCGGAATATAAAAGGGTGCAGAGGGATATACAGCTTGCAGAAAAGACAAAATGCACGATACATATCGCGCATGTCAGTTGCGCTGAGTCAGTAGAGATCATCGCTAAGGCCAAGAAGAAGGGCGTAAAGGTCAGCGCGGAAACCTGCCCGCATTATTTCACCCTGACCGAAGAAGCTGCCCGGGGATATGATACTAATATGAAGATGAACCCGCCGTTAAGAAGCAGGAAGGATAAGGACGCTATAATCCAGGGATTGAAAAAAGGCATCCTTGATGCTATTTCTTCTGACCACGCGCCGCATACGGTAAGCGAAAAAGAGATTGAATTCGACCGGGCGGAGTTCGGGGCGACCGGACTGGAAACCGAATTAGCCGTCAGCGTGACCGAATTGATCGGCAAAGGCGTATTAGATTGGTCTGATCTGGTGGTTAGGATGAGCGTTAATCCCAGCCGTATCCTGGGTATAGATAAAGGTTCATTGACCACCGGTAAGGCGGCGGATATCGTTATAATCGACCCGGATAAAGAATGGATCGTGGAAAAAGGAGGGTTCGTTTCTAAATCCAAGAATTCGCCTTTTATCGGGATGAAGCTTAAAGGGCTGGTGGAATATACTATTTGCGCCGGTAAAATAGCGTATAAGGCGGGGCAATGA
- the pyrR gene encoding bifunctional pyr operon transcriptional regulator/uracil phosphoribosyltransferase PyrR, whose product MKEKAKVLDKDAITRAIVRISHEILERNKGTESLCLVGIRTRGVYLANRIAQSIKKIEDKEAAVGSLDITLYRDDLTLIASQPVVHKTEIGFDITDKNVVLVDDVLYSGRTIRAALDALIDLGRPKSIQLAVLIDRGHRELPIRPDYIGKNIPTAKNETVEVRLTEMDAQDEVAIVEKND is encoded by the coding sequence ATGAAAGAAAAAGCGAAGGTTTTGGATAAGGACGCGATCACCCGGGCAATCGTGCGGATCTCCCACGAGATCCTGGAAAGAAATAAGGGGACGGAGAGCCTTTGCCTGGTGGGTATAAGGACCCGGGGGGTTTATCTGGCTAACCGGATCGCCCAGAGCATAAAGAAGATAGAAGACAAAGAAGCGGCTGTAGGCAGCCTGGATATTACTCTTTACCGCGACGACCTGACGCTGATCGCCTCCCAGCCGGTAGTGCATAAGACCGAGATAGGGTTTGATATAACCGATAAGAATGTCGTCCTGGTAGACGATGTCCTTTATTCCGGCAGGACCATCCGGGCGGCCCTGGACGCGTTGATCGACTTGGGCAGGCCCAAAAGCATACAACTGGCTGTCTTGATCGACCGCGGCCACAGGGAGTTGCCGATCCGCCCGGATTATATCGGAAAAAACATCCCCACGGCGAAAAATGAGACAGTTGAAGTCCGCTTGACCGAGATGGACGCACAGGATGAAGTGGCGATAGTGGAGAAAAATGATTGA
- the carA gene encoding glutamine-hydrolyzing carbamoyl-phosphate synthase small subunit — MKAILMLEDGRSFWGESVNQAKGERIAGVVLNTAVVGYQEMMTDPANHGKILVLTYPLIGNYGVAPKFNESKKVWLSGLVIKEKANIYSNWQAKAGFDQFIAENKLLTIQKVDTRTLTVHIRQKGEMLGIISTDCFDLKELSAKMQSFHKAETESALPEISTGKITVLTKAKPKAKKIAILDIGATNSLIRQLQALGMGITLLPYNTVPEDILRLKFQGLIISNGPEQDPGLSGVAENVKKVIGKIPVLGISCGHQVLAQSIGAKITKMKLGHRGVNYPINKPASYKGEITSQNHSYAVDNESLAKIKNVKVTEYNLNDRTVEEIESKKMRFIGAQYIPSSPGLGEINQVFHRFVKMLERSK; from the coding sequence ATGAAAGCTATTTTGATGCTGGAAGACGGCCGTTCTTTTTGGGGCGAGTCGGTTAATCAGGCAAAAGGCGAGCGGATCGCCGGGGTGGTTTTAAATACCGCTGTCGTGGGTTATCAGGAAATGATGACTGACCCGGCAAACCATGGCAAGATACTGGTGCTTACTTATCCCTTGATCGGCAATTACGGGGTAGCGCCTAAATTCAATGAATCAAAGAAAGTCTGGCTTTCCGGCCTGGTGATCAAAGAAAAAGCCAATATTTATTCTAATTGGCAGGCTAAAGCCGGGTTTGACCAGTTTATCGCCGAGAACAAACTGCTTACGATACAAAAAGTGGATACGCGCACTTTGACCGTGCATATAAGGCAGAAAGGCGAGATGCTCGGGATCATTTCCACCGATTGTTTCGATCTTAAAGAGTTGTCTGCAAAGATGCAGTCTTTTCACAAGGCTGAGACGGAAAGCGCCTTACCGGAAATATCCACCGGTAAAATAACCGTTTTGACTAAAGCCAAACCTAAAGCAAAAAAGATCGCTATATTGGATATCGGCGCGACTAACAGCCTGATCCGGCAGTTGCAGGCATTGGGGATGGGAATAACTTTGCTGCCGTACAATACCGTTCCCGAGGATATACTGAGGCTTAAATTTCAGGGTTTGATAATCTCGAACGGCCCGGAGCAGGATCCCGGGTTATCCGGTGTGGCGGAAAACGTGAAAAAGGTGATCGGGAAGATCCCTGTTCTGGGAATTTCCTGCGGGCATCAGGTTTTAGCCCAGAGTATCGGCGCTAAGATAACGAAAATGAAATTAGGCCATCGCGGGGTAAATTATCCTATAAATAAGCCGGCTTCTTATAAGGGCGAGATAACCAGTCAGAATCATTCTTATGCGGTGGACAATGAAAGCCTGGCTAAGATTAAGAATGTAAAGGTTACTGAGTATAATCTGAATGACCGGACCGTTGAAGAGATCGAAAGCAAAAAGATGCGGTTCATTGGGGCGCAGTATATACCGTCCAGCCCCGGGCTTGGCGAGATCAATCAGGTATTCCATAGATTTGTGAAGATGTTAGAAAGGAGCAAATAA
- a CDS encoding prepilin-type N-terminal cleavage/methylation domain-containing protein, translated as MRKAFTLIEFLVVLIIIGIAASVALPNFSGRLEQFRAQEAETTLLLINNAQKRYKMVNGRYFTCAPNCDVQSINENLTLDIQGDYYFNYSIAAWGSSNEGFQATATRKDGTCADKHMSSTYLNNTISKECAQW; from the coding sequence ATGCGTAAAGCTTTTACGTTAATAGAATTCCTGGTGGTTTTAATCATTATTGGGATAGCTGCGTCTGTAGCCCTGCCTAATTTCTCCGGACGGCTCGAACAATTCAGGGCCCAGGAAGCGGAAACAACCCTTCTTTTGATCAACAACGCGCAAAAAAGATACAAAATGGTCAATGGCCGGTATTTTACCTGCGCTCCTAACTGCGACGTACAATCGATCAACGAAAACTTAACCCTGGATATCCAAGGCGATTATTATTTCAACTATTCGATCGCGGCCTGGGGCTCTTCCAATGAAGGCTTTCAAGCAACAGCTACACGCAAAGACGGGACGTGCGCGGACAAACACATGTCATCCACATACCTCAATAATACTATCTCCAAAGAATGCGCCCAATGGTAG
- a CDS encoding TIGR00725 family protein, whose amino-acid sequence MRKKIVGVIGGHDCTAKVEQLAHSLGYKLAKVAGFIVSGGLSGTMKAVCNGFKAGGGVTIGIIPTYSKKDANEYVDLVIPTGMGLARNVLVVSSADVVVALPGKAGTLSEIAYCLQFGIPVISFNSWDIKGVIKAKTADQAIAKVKKILTQE is encoded by the coding sequence ATGCGTAAAAAAATAGTTGGTGTTATAGGTGGGCATGATTGTACGGCAAAAGTGGAGCAATTGGCCCATAGTTTAGGCTATAAATTGGCAAAAGTGGCTGGTTTTATCGTTTCTGGCGGTTTAAGTGGAACTATGAAGGCGGTTTGCAATGGGTTTAAGGCTGGCGGAGGTGTAACGATTGGTATTATACCAACTTACAGCAAAAAAGATGCTAATGAATATGTGGATTTGGTTATTCCTACTGGTATGGGATTAGCCAGGAACGTGCTGGTTGTTTCCAGCGCAGACGTGGTCGTAGCTTTACCCGGAAAAGCCGGGACTCTTTCTGAGATTGCTTACTGCCTTCAATTCGGCATACCGGTTATTAGTTTTAATTCCTGGGACATAAAAGGAGTGATCAAGGCTAAAACAGCGGATCAGGCAATAGCCAAGGTTAAAAAAATTCTAACGCAGGAGTAA